In the Dyella humicola genome, GCTGATGAAGCCGAAACCCTTGGCATCGTTGAACCACTTGACGGTACCGATCTGACGATCAGACATATTGAATCACTCCTTAGGATTGAAAGACTCAGCCTGCGCAACATGCGCTGGCCGGCTTACTGGTGTGCTAGGAAACCCTAGGGGTGAGGCGATGAGGCTAGATCGAGATCCGCTGCATCGGGTCACAAAACTCTGGTGACCCCGGCAAACACAGTGAGCGCATCATAGCTGCTTAGCGCCTACAACGCGAATAGGCATTTTTCCCAACCTGAATGGATACCCGGTGGGTCGGATAAAGGCCTATTTGATTTTCACGCCGTCTTCGCATTTCATCGCTCTTTAACTGACGGGGCTATTTCCCCGTAGCCTCCAAAATGCACCGAACTGCCACGCCAAGCGCCCAGGATAGGCCGTTTCCTGCGCAGGAGAAGGACCATGATGCCCCATTGCTGCCGACTTGCCGTTTTCGCCCTTCTCGCCACCGGCCTGTCCCTGGCGGGCTGCGCCAGCCACCCGAAAACCCGTCCGAACACGGCCACCAGCACACCTGCCGCTACCAGCGGAGCCGCACAAAGCAGCGTCGCCACGGGCATTGCCGCCTGCGACGAGTACCTGGCCACCTATGTGGTCTGCCATCGCGCCGCCGCGGTATTTCCGCCAGACCAGCTCGAAGGACGCTACCAAACCATGCGTGCCAGCCTGCTGAAGGACGCGCAGGACCCGAAAGTCCGCCCGCTACTTGGCGCACGCTGCGTGGCGATGGCCGGGCAGCTCAGCCAGATGCTGCAAGGGAAATCCTGCACGTCCGTAAGCCCTCCCCCAGCCGCGCCCGCCGGCAACGCGCGCTGACATCCTTGCTCAAGACTCCCGCAACAGTGGGCGCAGGGCCGTCGCCATGTTTGAGGGTCGGCTACGCGTCAGGCGCACGGCTGGCGTGCCATGCCATCGTGCCGTAGCCGTTATGGCCTTGGCCACATCGCGAAGCAGGCTCGGCGTAGGCTCGACCTCCGGCTCCAGGAACAACGCCTTGATTTCGAACACGCCATCGCTGCGATGCGCCTTGGCATCGAGGCGACCGATCAGGCGACCGCGATGCAGGATGGGCAGCACGTAATAGCCGTAAACCCGTTTGGGTGCCGGCACATAGCATTCGATGGTGTATTCGAAGCCAAACAGCGCCTGCGCACGCGGGCGGTCCCACACCACAGGATCGAACGGTGACAGCAACGCCGTGTGCGTGCCACGTAGCTTGCCGTGCGCGGCTTGCGCCAGCAGATCCGCATGCTCGGGATGCACGTAGGCTGGCACCTTCCAGTCCGCGACCTGCACGGCGAGCAGTGCTCCACTCGCCACCAGCGGCGCGAGTTCACGATCGGTAACAGACGGTTTTAGCCGAAAGTAGTCAGCGATCCAGCGTGCCTGGGCGACACCCAAGGCACGCACGCTGTCGAGAATAAAATGTCGACGCAAGGCGCCCTGGTCCAACTGCAGCAGGCCTGTGTCCATCGGTGGATCGAGCTTGGCCTCGACGCGCTCGCTCAAATCGTAAACGCGCTGGAACCGTTCACGGCGTGTCACCATCAACTCGCCCATGGCGAACAGCGCCTCCAGCCAACGCTTTTCGGGCTTCCATGACCACCAGCCACCCGCGCCACGCTTTTCGCCTTCGAAATCCGCCGCACGCATCGCCCCCGCGGCGCGAATGCGATCGAGCAGACCATCCATACCCTGCCGATGTTCGTGATGCATGCGCGCTGCATGCTTGTGAGCCCAATGCGTGGATCGCTGCATGCGCCAGGCCCGATGCAGTGGCAGATCGACTGAGGGCACGAAACAGGCTTCATGTGCCCAACTCTCCGCCAGCCGCCCTGCCTCCAATGCATCGTCCAGCCATTGTGG is a window encoding:
- a CDS encoding winged helix-turn-helix domain-containing protein, translating into MRLLQIDSIHVVARSPYLVLHSRLGDYDPQWLDDALEAGRLAESWAHEACFVPSVDLPLHRAWRMQRSTHWAHKHAARMHHEHRQGMDGLLDRIRAAGAMRAADFEGEKRGAGGWWSWKPEKRWLEALFAMGELMVTRRERFQRVYDLSERVEAKLDPPMDTGLLQLDQGALRRHFILDSVRALGVAQARWIADYFRLKPSVTDRELAPLVASGALLAVQVADWKVPAYVHPEHADLLAQAAHGKLRGTHTALLSPFDPVVWDRPRAQALFGFEYTIECYVPAPKRVYGYYVLPILHRGRLIGRLDAKAHRSDGVFEIKALFLEPEVEPTPSLLRDVAKAITATARWHGTPAVRLTRSRPSNMATALRPLLRES